Proteins encoded within one genomic window of Flavobacterium sp. NG2:
- a CDS encoding glycosyltransferase — MKKALISDWYYVNGGAEKVIHSLNNVWNDFDHFALIDFLSKEDREYILQGKKVTTSFIQKLPTANKNHRKFLQLFPLAIEQFDLTAYDLVLSSSSSIAKGVMTNSDQLHICYCHSPMRYAWDLQNQYLQDSGFNKGLKGKYAKYVLKKMRIWDLQNVGRVNHFIANSKFIAQRIKNIYNRESTVIYPPVDVDFFSFKEQKEDYFFTASRLVSYKKTELIIQAFNELPELKLVVAGDGPEFFKLQKMAKSNIEFLGYVDNFKLKSYLQNAKCFVFAAEEDFGIIPVEAQSCGTPVIALKKGGTLETVIEGKTGVFFNEQASKMIREAVVEFQKINFDYKFIREHALQFSKDRFEKEMKSFIEKKYIEHINLKNHI; from the coding sequence ATGAAAAAAGCATTAATAAGTGATTGGTATTATGTAAATGGAGGAGCAGAGAAGGTTATTCATTCTCTAAACAATGTATGGAATGACTTTGATCACTTTGCATTAATTGATTTTTTGTCAAAAGAGGATCGAGAATATATTCTCCAAGGTAAAAAAGTAACCACTAGTTTTATTCAAAAACTTCCAACAGCTAATAAAAATCACCGTAAATTTCTACAATTGTTTCCTTTAGCGATTGAACAATTCGATTTAACAGCTTATGATTTAGTATTAAGCTCTTCTTCTTCTATTGCAAAAGGTGTAATGACAAATTCTGACCAATTGCATATTTGTTATTGTCATTCACCTATGCGTTATGCTTGGGACTTGCAAAATCAATATTTACAAGATTCTGGATTTAATAAAGGGTTAAAAGGGAAATATGCTAAATATGTTTTAAAAAAAATGCGAATATGGGACTTACAAAATGTAGGTCGTGTAAATCATTTTATTGCAAATTCTAAATTCATAGCCCAAAGAATAAAAAACATTTATAACCGGGAGTCTACCGTTATTTATCCACCTGTAGATGTTGACTTTTTTAGTTTTAAAGAACAAAAAGAAGACTATTTTTTTACGGCTTCTCGTTTAGTTTCTTATAAAAAAACCGAATTAATTATTCAAGCCTTTAATGAATTGCCAGAATTAAAATTAGTTGTGGCAGGGGATGGCCCTGAATTTTTTAAGCTTCAAAAGATGGCCAAAAGTAATATTGAATTTTTAGGCTATGTTGATAATTTTAAATTAAAGTCATATTTACAAAATGCCAAATGTTTTGTATTTGCTGCTGAAGAAGATTTTGGTATTATCCCTGTTGAAGCGCAATCTTGTGGAACCCCTGTAATTGCTTTAAAAAAAGGAGGTACATTAGAAACAGTTATTGAAGGAAAAACAGGTGTTTTTTTTAATGAACAAGCCTCGAAAATGATTAGGGAAGCAGTAGTTGAATTTCAAAAAATAAATTTTGATTACAAATTCATTAGAGAACATGCTCTTCAATTTTCTAAAGATAGATTTGAAAAGGAAATGAAAAGTTTTATCGAAAAAAAATATATTGAACATATTAATTTAAAAAATCATATTTAA
- a CDS encoding UDP-glucuronic acid decarboxylase family protein, protein MKRILITGAAGFLGSHLCDRFIKEGYNVIGMDNLITGDLKNIEHLFKLENFEFYHHDITKFVHIPGQLDYILHFASPASPIDYLKIPIQTLKVGSLGTHNLLGLARVKKARILIASTSEIYGDPLVHPQTEEYYGNVNTIGPRGVYDEAKRFQESITMAYHTFHGVETRIVRIFNTYGPRMRLNDGRVIPAFIGQALRGEDLTIFGDGMQTRSFCYVDDQVEGIFRLLHSDYVYPVNIGNPDEITIKDFAEEIIKLTGTNQKIVYHPLPINDPLQRQPDTSKAKELLGWEAKVNRAEGMKITYEYFKALPKEELLKEEHKDFSDYIK, encoded by the coding sequence ATGAAAAGAATACTTATAACAGGAGCTGCTGGGTTCTTAGGTTCACATTTATGCGATCGTTTTATCAAAGAGGGCTACAATGTTATTGGGATGGATAATCTTATAACAGGTGACCTTAAAAACATTGAGCATTTATTCAAATTAGAGAATTTTGAATTCTATCATCATGATATCACGAAGTTTGTTCATATTCCCGGACAATTAGATTATATTTTACATTTTGCTTCACCGGCAAGTCCAATTGATTACTTGAAAATCCCTATTCAAACTTTAAAAGTAGGTTCGTTAGGAACACATAATCTTCTCGGATTAGCTCGTGTGAAAAAAGCCAGAATTTTGATTGCTTCAACTTCAGAAATTTATGGAGATCCATTAGTTCATCCTCAAACAGAGGAATACTATGGTAATGTAAACACCATAGGACCAAGAGGTGTATATGATGAAGCCAAACGTTTTCAAGAATCTATTACTATGGCGTATCATACTTTTCATGGTGTAGAAACACGAATCGTTCGAATTTTCAATACTTACGGGCCTAGAATGCGCCTCAATGATGGACGTGTAATTCCTGCCTTTATTGGTCAAGCACTTAGAGGAGAAGATTTAACTATTTTTGGTGACGGTATGCAAACACGTTCTTTTTGTTATGTTGATGACCAGGTCGAAGGTATTTTTAGATTGCTACATTCTGATTATGTATATCCTGTAAACATTGGAAACCCAGATGAAATTACAATTAAAGATTTTGCTGAGGAGATTATTAAATTAACAGGTACCAATCAAAAAATTGTATATCACCCCTTACCAATAAACGATCCTTTACAACGTCAACCGGACACTTCAAAAGCCAAAGAATTATTAGGCTGGGAAGCCAAGGTTAATAGAGCCGAAGGAATGAAAATCACCTACGAATATTTCAAAGCTTTACCCAAAGAAGAATTATTAAAGGAAGAACACAAAGATTTTTCAGATTATATAAAATAA
- a CDS encoding exopolysaccharide biosynthesis polyprenyl glycosylphosphotransferase — protein MKTKTGRYSGYIRPFSCLLDLITINVLSAYISGIPIFENFYAFFMTLSWFVIALQLGFYEVYRYTKVISILNCALKQAFLFTVSCLALAFYYTQDLSFNRVLFFSISSITLILIFKLFIYFFLRKFRLLFKGNFRRVLLIGRQKNIEPLQHFFEDNPDYGYELVKIFNLDSNKSEKLKEFFLFVNDNRIDEIYCSLVDLTTKEINEFIYFADNNLKTLKFIPDEKRLLSLNANFEYYDTIPVIPQRVISLDDPINKIGKRIFDIVFSLFIIVGIMSWLIPIIAFWIKMESKGPIFFKQIRKGLNNEEFVCYKFRSMKINKTADINQVSKNDPRITKVGKFIRKTSIDELPQFFNVLLGDMSVVGPRPHMVSHSNMYAERIDKFMVRHFIVPGITGLAQTKGYRGEVEKDEDIINRVKFDIYYIENWSLFLDLKIIFQTVVNIISGDEKAY, from the coding sequence TTGAAAACTAAAACTGGAAGATATTCAGGTTACATACGACCTTTTTCATGCTTATTAGACTTGATTACCATCAATGTTTTATCAGCATACATTTCAGGTATTCCTATTTTTGAAAATTTCTATGCCTTCTTCATGACTTTGTCATGGTTTGTAATAGCTTTACAATTAGGTTTTTATGAGGTTTATAGGTATACAAAAGTAATTTCTATTCTGAATTGCGCATTAAAACAAGCTTTTTTATTTACAGTAAGTTGCTTAGCGTTAGCTTTTTATTATACTCAAGATTTAAGCTTTAATAGAGTATTGTTTTTTTCAATTTCCTCTATTACATTAATACTCATTTTTAAATTATTTATTTATTTCTTTTTAAGAAAGTTTCGTCTTTTATTTAAAGGCAATTTTAGGAGAGTATTATTGATAGGAAGACAAAAGAATATTGAACCTTTACAGCATTTTTTTGAGGATAATCCAGATTATGGTTATGAATTAGTAAAAATTTTTAATCTAGATTCTAATAAATCTGAAAAATTAAAAGAGTTTTTTCTATTTGTAAACGATAATCGAATCGATGAAATTTATTGTTCTTTAGTAGATTTAACGACTAAGGAAATTAATGAATTTATTTATTTTGCTGATAATAATTTAAAAACATTGAAGTTTATTCCAGATGAAAAAAGACTCTTATCATTAAATGCAAATTTCGAGTATTATGATACGATTCCTGTAATACCCCAAAGAGTTATTTCATTAGACGATCCAATAAATAAAATTGGGAAGCGTATTTTTGATATTGTTTTTTCATTATTCATTATAGTTGGAATAATGTCTTGGTTAATTCCAATAATTGCTTTTTGGATTAAAATGGAAAGTAAAGGACCTATCTTTTTTAAACAAATAAGAAAAGGATTGAATAATGAAGAGTTTGTTTGTTACAAATTTCGATCTATGAAAATTAATAAAACTGCTGATATCAATCAGGTTTCTAAAAATGATCCTAGAATAACTAAAGTAGGGAAATTTATTCGCAAGACAAGTATTGATGAATTACCACAATTTTTCAATGTTTTACTAGGAGATATGTCTGTTGTAGGGCCAAGACCTCATATGGTTAGTCATTCTAATATGTATGCTGAACGAATCGATAAATTTATGGTTCGTCATTTTATAGTACCAGGAATTACTGGCTTAGCACAAACTAAGGGGTATAGAGGAGAGGTTGAAAAAGATGAAGACATAATCAATAGAGTAAAATTTGATATATATTATATTGAAAATTGGTCTTTATTTTTGGATTTAAAAATTATTTTCCAAACAGTAGTTAATATAATAAGTGGAGACGAAAAAGCATATTAA
- a CDS encoding glycosyltransferase family 2 protein, producing MSNLVSIIIPTFNSEKFITEAIESVQNQTFTNWEIILVDDASTDSTVEIINKIINTDSRIHLHQLEANSGTGVARNKALSYAKGRYIAFLDADDLWLPEKLQKQLDFLVQKRIPFTFSSYDCIDEEGNSLLKRVNPPQNMTYRQLFFCNYVGNLTGIYDTQFFGKIPISSIRKRQDWMHWLTILKKIKKAQALPESLAYYRVRQNSISASKFDLVKHNFAVYKQYHGFNWFLALGCMSVFLFTQLVIKPFYIKQLPIQK from the coding sequence ATGAGCAATTTAGTTTCTATAATAATTCCAACATTCAATTCTGAAAAATTTATTACAGAGGCAATTGAGTCTGTTCAAAACCAAACTTTTACTAATTGGGAAATTATCTTAGTCGATGATGCATCAACAGACAGTACAGTTGAAATAATTAACAAAATCATTAATACAGACTCTAGAATACATTTGCATCAATTGGAGGCTAATTCTGGCACTGGAGTAGCTCGAAATAAGGCGTTATCGTATGCTAAAGGACGTTATATAGCATTTTTAGATGCAGATGATTTATGGCTGCCTGAAAAACTCCAAAAACAACTTGATTTTTTGGTTCAAAAAAGAATCCCTTTTACATTTTCTTCCTATGATTGTATAGATGAAGAGGGCAATTCCTTACTGAAAAGGGTGAATCCGCCTCAAAATATGACCTATAGACAATTGTTTTTCTGTAATTATGTAGGCAATCTAACAGGGATTTATGACACACAATTTTTTGGTAAAATTCCTATTTCGTCCATTAGAAAACGTCAAGATTGGATGCATTGGCTTACAATTTTAAAAAAAATTAAAAAAGCACAAGCCTTGCCTGAAAGTTTGGCTTATTATCGAGTAAGACAAAATTCGATTTCGGCTTCCAAATTTGATTTGGTCAAACATAATTTTGCTGTTTATAAACAATATCACGGATTCAATTGGTTTTTGGCCCTTGGTTGTATGTCGGTGTTTTTATTTACGCAATTAGTAATAAAACCATTTTATATTAAGCAGTTGCCAATTCAGAAGTAA